The Desulfonatronovibrio hydrogenovorans DSM 9292 genome includes a window with the following:
- the argS gene encoding arginine--tRNA ligase — protein sequence MNPKEYLQTILSDVLKEMDLAWPEKATIEPPREKKFGDLACNVAMILSKQASQNPRQLAEQIKNSLSSHTRDLKTIEIAGPGFLNFTFNKEYWLTTLDRISKETESYGSSDFGQGSKVQVEYVSANPTGPLHIGHGRGAAVGDSLARIMRFAGYEVTTEYYLNDAGRQMNVLGISTWIRYQNLCGLQIALDPDHYQGEYLIEVAETLHNEYSISLLDMPEERAVSICRERAMETILDGIKQDLQEFRVEHQIWFSENSLIQDNKVEQTIDWLKKNNMAYDMDGAVWFKSTILGDDKDRVLQKSDSTLTYFASDIAYHKDKYDRGFDLVVDIWGADHHGYVPRMKAAVQALGRPAQSLEVILVQLVNLLREGEQVAMSTRSGQFVPLKDVIQEVGTDACRFIFLSRKSDSHLDFDLEVVKRKTMDNPVYYVQYAHARICSLFAKAEERGISALNRDLDLKLLDTQEDIDLLKKMAEFPEVVASSAKNLSPHHLSYYLMELAGLLHRYYTVHPVLAADNQDLIQARMVLFNAVAVVLKNGLKLLGVTAPERM from the coding sequence ATGAACCCAAAAGAATACCTCCAGACCATTCTGTCCGATGTTCTCAAAGAGATGGATCTGGCCTGGCCGGAAAAAGCAACTATAGAACCGCCCAGGGAAAAAAAATTCGGTGACCTGGCCTGTAACGTAGCCATGATCCTCAGCAAACAGGCAAGTCAGAATCCCAGGCAGCTGGCCGAACAGATCAAGAATAGTTTAAGCAGTCATACCCGTGACTTGAAAACAATTGAAATCGCCGGGCCCGGTTTTCTGAACTTCACCTTTAACAAAGAATACTGGCTGACCACCCTGGACCGGATCAGCAAGGAAACGGAATCCTATGGATCTTCCGACTTTGGCCAGGGATCAAAGGTCCAGGTTGAATATGTATCTGCCAATCCCACTGGACCCCTCCATATAGGCCATGGCCGGGGCGCAGCTGTTGGGGATTCACTGGCCAGGATCATGCGTTTTGCCGGTTATGAGGTCACAACTGAATATTACCTCAACGACGCCGGCAGGCAAATGAATGTCCTGGGAATTTCCACCTGGATCAGATACCAGAACCTGTGCGGCTTGCAGATAGCCCTTGATCCGGACCACTACCAGGGCGAATACTTGATAGAGGTTGCTGAAACCCTGCACAATGAATACAGCATCAGCCTCCTGGACATGCCAGAGGAAAGGGCTGTTTCAATCTGCCGGGAAAGGGCCATGGAAACCATTCTGGACGGCATCAAACAGGACCTTCAGGAATTTCGGGTTGAGCATCAGATCTGGTTTTCCGAAAACAGCCTTATCCAGGACAATAAGGTTGAGCAGACCATTGACTGGCTGAAGAAAAACAACATGGCCTACGATATGGACGGGGCTGTATGGTTTAAAAGTACCATCCTGGGTGATGACAAGGACCGGGTTTTGCAAAAGTCCGACAGCACCCTGACCTATTTTGCTTCGGACATAGCCTATCATAAAGACAAGTACGACCGCGGCTTTGACCTGGTTGTGGATATCTGGGGAGCTGATCATCACGGATATGTTCCCAGAATGAAGGCCGCAGTTCAGGCCCTGGGCAGACCGGCCCAGAGCCTGGAGGTCATCCTGGTTCAACTGGTCAACCTGCTCAGGGAAGGTGAACAGGTGGCCATGTCCACCAGGTCCGGCCAGTTTGTTCCTCTGAAGGACGTCATCCAGGAAGTTGGAACTGATGCCTGCCGGTTTATATTTCTAAGCCGCAAGAGTGACAGCCATCTGGACTTTGATCTTGAAGTGGTCAAAAGAAAGACCATGGATAATCCTGTTTACTATGTCCAGTACGCCCACGCCAGAATCTGTTCCCTGTTTGCCAAAGCAGAGGAAAGAGGAATATCAGCTCTGAACAGGGATCTGGATTTAAAGCTTTTAGACACTCAGGAAGATATTGATCTTTTGAAAAAAATGGCTGAATTCCCGGAAGTGGTAGCATCATCAGCCAAAAATCTCAGCCCCCATCATCTGAGCTACTATCTGATGGAGCTTGCAGGTCTGCTGCACAGGTACTATACTGTACATCCCGTTTTAGCGGCCGACAACCAGGATCTCATTCAGGCCAGAATGGTCCTGTTCAATGCCGTGGCAGTGGTTCTGAAAAACGGCCTTAAACTCCTGGGAGTAACCGCTCCGGAAAGAATGTGA
- a CDS encoding SPOR domain-containing protein, producing the protein MAARNQKKKGPKASPGFKLELNFTRALSLGAFIILAVVWSFILGVFIGRGYDPEDVIPDISRIIPDSTEERSVPRVLRPEELEFFDKLRSTPSQPAPAAPAPPAPQARIDPQPRIEPRPDPAPAPETVPREKFVYTYQVGSFQTMERAGRLQQMLMDDGITASITKAFAGDEPWFRVIVEFETSAEEAPAMMEQLKKHGINQPLFRGKRPS; encoded by the coding sequence ATGGCAGCCAGAAACCAGAAAAAAAAGGGCCCCAAAGCCAGCCCAGGGTTCAAGCTTGAGCTGAACTTTACCAGAGCACTGTCTCTGGGGGCCTTTATAATCCTGGCCGTGGTCTGGTCTTTTATCCTGGGGGTCTTTATCGGCCGGGGCTATGATCCGGAAGATGTGATACCGGATATTTCCAGGATAATCCCTGACTCTACAGAGGAACGCAGCGTTCCCAGGGTCTTGCGGCCCGAAGAGCTGGAATTTTTTGACAAGCTCAGGTCAACTCCGTCCCAGCCTGCTCCTGCAGCACCAGCCCCGCCTGCCCCCCAGGCAAGGATTGATCCTCAACCCCGAATCGAGCCTCGGCCTGATCCTGCTCCTGCACCTGAAACCGTTCCCAGGGAAAAGTTTGTCTACACTTATCAGGTTGGCTCCTTTCAGACCATGGAACGGGCCGGCCGTCTCCAGCAGATGCTCATGGACGACGGCATTACAGCCAGCATCACCAAGGCCTTTGCCGGGGATGAACCCTGGTTCAGGGTCATTGTTGAATTTGAAACTTCTGCTGAAGAGGCTCCAGCCATGATGGAGCAGCTCAAAAAACATGGAATCAACCAGCCCCTGTTCAGGGGGAAACGTCCATCATGA
- a CDS encoding pyruvoyl-dependent arginine decarboxylase, whose translation MFTETFVPSRAFFTRGIGRHKNKLQSFELALRDAGIEKQNLVYVSSIFPPNCKMLSVEEGVKELLPGQITFCVMARNATNEKGRLVGSAVGMAFPAAQSQYGYISEHTAFGADENEIGDFAEDLASTMLATTLGIDFDPEKDYDQRRQIYMMSGQIVDSASAPCVTTGVAGLWTTTISAAVFLP comes from the coding sequence ATGTTTACAGAAACTTTTGTTCCTAGCCGAGCCTTTTTTACCCGAGGAATCGGGCGTCATAAAAACAAGCTCCAGTCTTTCGAACTGGCCCTTAGGGATGCCGGAATCGAAAAACAGAATCTGGTATATGTTTCAAGTATATTTCCCCCGAACTGCAAAATGCTTTCTGTAGAGGAAGGGGTCAAGGAACTGCTTCCGGGCCAGATCACTTTCTGCGTTATGGCCAGGAATGCTACCAATGAAAAGGGCAGGCTTGTTGGATCCGCTGTGGGCATGGCCTTTCCTGCTGCCCAGAGCCAGTACGGTTACATATCCGAACACACTGCATTTGGAGCTGATGAAAACGAGATCGGTGACTTTGCCGAAGATCTGGCCTCCACCATGCTGGCCACCACCCTAGGCATAGATTTCGATCCGGAAAAGGATTATGATCAGCGCAGGCAGATCTACATGATGAGCGGACAGATTGTGGACTCGGCTTCTGCTCCTTGTGTTACAACCGGTGTAGCCGGTCTGTGGACAACAACCATATCAGCTGCTGTCTTTCTTCCCTGA
- the speB gene encoding agmatinase encodes MYNNFLDLESSEQGTFPVHVWPVPYQGTVSFGDGTKNGPEAILKASYQIEPYDPELDTDISRLCFFKTLPFHRVSAGGPGHLYQEMKDYLSNFDPGRDFFLTLGGEHSITYPLVDFYARKYPDLAVIQLDAHADLRPEFEGSPYSHACVMARIRDLGLKTVQMGIRSLDKGESLLISSSPEHILPLYPWDLPTPEQAASRVKKFIGTSPVYVSFDADGLDPSIMPGTGTPEPGGLSYGWVKDFWKALWPGPRLVGMDFCELSPLPGSVVSESVAVKSILKILATYFSRLRE; translated from the coding sequence ATGTATAACAACTTTCTGGACCTGGAGTCATCAGAACAGGGAACATTCCCCGTCCATGTCTGGCCGGTTCCTTATCAGGGAACGGTCAGTTTCGGTGATGGAACCAAAAACGGCCCGGAAGCAATTCTCAAGGCCAGTTATCAGATCGAGCCTTATGACCCTGAGCTTGATACAGACATAAGCCGGCTCTGCTTTTTCAAAACCCTGCCCTTTCACCGGGTCAGTGCAGGCGGTCCAGGCCATCTTTACCAGGAAATGAAAGATTATCTGAGTAATTTTGATCCAGGCCGGGACTTTTTTTTGACCTTGGGCGGAGAACATTCCATAACTTATCCCCTGGTGGACTTTTACGCCCGAAAATACCCGGATCTGGCTGTAATCCAGCTGGATGCCCATGCTGACCTGAGGCCGGAATTCGAAGGAAGCCCCTATTCCCATGCCTGTGTCATGGCCAGGATCAGGGATCTGGGCCTTAAAACAGTGCAGATGGGTATCAGAAGCCTGGACAAGGGTGAATCTCTGCTTATCAGCAGCAGCCCCGAACATATTCTCCCCCTCTATCCCTGGGACCTCCCGACCCCTGAGCAGGCTGCGTCCAGGGTCAAAAAATTCATCGGCACGTCTCCTGTTTATGTTTCCTTTGACGCTGATGGACTTGACCCTTCCATTATGCCCGGCACAGGAACCCCGGAGCCAGGAGGGCTGTCCTATGGCTGGGTTAAGGATTTCTGGAAGGCCTTATGGCCCGGCCCAAGGCTGGTGGGTATGGACTTTTGCGAGCTGTCCCCCCTGCCGGGAAGCGTTGTTTCTGAGTCAGTGGCAGTAAAATCCATTCTCAAAATTCTGGCCACCTACTTTTCCAGACTGCGGGAATAA
- a CDS encoding deoxyhypusine synthase family protein, which produces MKKKKAIRTIESLHNPGEMGLKPLVSLDPDQIDDFDDLLQAMSKTSFSGRSLGESLDVLEEMVTDPDCCVVGTFSGAMTVAKMGTLICKMIEEGWLNVVISTGALMAHGFIESIGLKHYKYEKELMDDKELFKHGFNRVYDTLEPEINFIRAEDIIHKVMQGIDPNEILCSEKICRKIGQYLNANIEGRGILKSAYQHGVPVYIPAFTDSELALDIATHILRIKTDALEGEDFSSIPYPFNPFHDLLSYTRKIAKSKKIGIFTIGGGVPRNWGQQVGPFLEIANQRLKEVDLPLRRFQYGVRICPEPVHWGGLSGCTYQEGISWGKFVPRSEGGRYAEIYSDATIAWPILIKGLQQRLAKKK; this is translated from the coding sequence ATGAAAAAAAAGAAAGCCATCCGAACCATCGAATCCCTGCACAATCCCGGAGAAATGGGGCTTAAGCCCCTGGTATCCCTTGATCCTGACCAAATCGACGATTTTGACGATCTCTTACAGGCCATGTCCAAGACATCCTTCAGCGGCCGCAGCCTTGGCGAATCCCTGGATGTTCTGGAGGAAATGGTCACCGACCCTGACTGCTGCGTGGTCGGCACTTTTTCCGGGGCCATGACCGTGGCTAAAATGGGCACCCTGATCTGCAAGATGATTGAGGAGGGATGGCTCAATGTGGTCATTTCCACCGGAGCCCTTATGGCCCACGGGTTCATCGAGTCCATAGGTCTTAAACATTATAAGTATGAAAAAGAGCTCATGGACGATAAAGAGCTCTTCAAGCACGGATTTAACCGGGTCTACGACACCCTGGAACCTGAAATTAACTTCATCAGGGCTGAAGACATCATCCACAAGGTCATGCAGGGCATTGACCCCAATGAAATCCTGTGTTCAGAAAAAATCTGCCGGAAAATCGGACAGTACCTCAATGCCAATATCGAAGGCAGAGGAATCTTGAAGAGTGCCTACCAGCATGGGGTCCCGGTTTATATACCGGCTTTTACTGATTCTGAACTGGCCCTGGACATTGCCACCCATATTTTAAGGATCAAAACAGACGCTCTGGAAGGTGAGGATTTTTCAAGTATCCCCTATCCGTTCAACCCCTTTCACGATCTTTTGAGCTATACCAGAAAAATAGCCAAATCCAAAAAAATCGGGATCTTCACCATAGGCGGGGGAGTGCCCAGGAATTGGGGTCAGCAGGTGGGACCTTTTCTGGAAATAGCCAATCAGCGCCTAAAGGAAGTGGACCTTCCCCTGAGAAGGTTTCAGTATGGAGTCCGGATATGCCCGGAACCGGTTCACTGGGGGGGACTCTCAGGATGTACTTACCAGGAAGGGATATCCTGGGGTAAATTTGTTCCCAGAAGCGAGGGCGGCAGGTATGCAGAGATATACTCCGATGCC